In Mesoplodon densirostris isolate mMesDen1 chromosome 2, mMesDen1 primary haplotype, whole genome shotgun sequence, the DNA window CTTGCGACTTCCACAGCGCCCCCACAAGCAGCGCTAGGGGCCGCATGTTCGCTGAGGCCAAGGGAACTCAGTAAAGGGAGCTGTGTAGGTTTGAACCCAGGGACTCCCGCAGACGTCAGTTTTCCCATCCCTCACAGCTCCTGGAGCCCAGCCTCCTGAAGCCCAAGCAGGGAGTGCACCGGAGTCCTGCTACAGGGCCTGGCGGGTCCGGGGGCAGGTGTCTCCTCCTCTGAGCTCCTTGGGTCTTCAGCCACAGCCTGAATAATGAAAAGGGTTGACATCCTGGACCTCCAGACGTGCAGAACGGTGCTCTCCCCAGATGCTCAGGGGTCTTCACCACCACCTCCCATTTGTTGGGACCCAGAGAAGGCCaatgggcaggggtggggggaataaactcctaggccttccctgtgAGGGAAAGGTCCTCAGAGCCTGAGTCTTCCAGCCTGCAAACtcaggactgggggtgggggaggccttTCTGACTGCCCTGGCCTGAGGCTGCCTGCAGCTTGCCCCCCAGTTTGAAGAGTGTGGGTTGGGTCCTAACAGGGCCAGAGGGCCCCTGAGCCCAGACTGAACCCCAACGCAGGACCGCTCCCAGTCCCGAGGCCccaaggaggaggaggctggCTGTGGCCCCGCGGGCGGGCTGCATGCTTTAATGGGACACATGTTGCTGCTTGGCCCCCGCGGGCCTGGTCTGCACCTGGCTTTGAGTGGCCACAGGCAGAAAATTGCTGCATTGTCCCGACATTAGGGCGAATAATGTGGCATTGCCAGCGCGGCCCGAGCGTGAAGCCGGCAGAAAGGCCTCGCTGGCGGGTGGGTGCTCCCTGCCTCCGCATCTTCATCAGGCCCGAGGAGGGCCGGTGCTCAGTCATAGTCATTAGTGGGTCTTGCAGCCAGCTGGGCCCGTGGACCTCCCCCAGTGGGTTTGGTGGTGAGGCCCAGAACTTAGGGAGACTGGGACGGGAGGGGATGGGCTTGGGAAGGAATTCCAGACTCAGGCAGTGGTGAGGATGAGAGGGATAAAGGAGATACTgagaggacctccctggtggcgcagtggttaagaatccgcccgccagtgcaggggatacgggtttggtccctggtccgggaagatcccacatgccgtggagcaactaggcctgcgagccacaactactgagcctgtgtgccgcaactactgaagcccgcgtgcctagagcccctgctccccaacaagagaagccaccgcaatgagaagcccgcgcgccacaacgaagagtagcccccgctcgccacaactagagaaagcccgtgcgcagcaacgaagacccaacgcagaccagaaaaaagcaaaacaaaacaaaaggaaggaCTGAGAAAGGGTAAAGGTGGTCcctcaggagggaggaggggtccTGGAGGTGAGGCCTGGACTAAGGGAAGAGAAGAGGCGGAGGGAGGTGGCGAACTTCCCAGTGTGTCCCTCTCTCATCCCCTCCCCCTGGGGGTTCCACAAGTCCAGGAGCGCCTCATTGACATGTAAACGAGGGGCCCCTATAAAGGCGGTGCCGCCTCCAGTGGTCTCCGCTACGACAACATGGGCACTGAGTCCGAGACCCAGGGCAGCTCTGGCGGCCCCGCCGGCAACTTCCGCAAGGTCTGGGGTCCTGAGGGCTgcgggggtgaggggtgaggcaGAGGGCGAGAGGGCCAAGGCCCTGCCCTCTAACTGCTGCTCACCCCCAGATCTCCAAGCCGCTGATGGAGAAGAAGCGACGGGCCCGCATTAATGTGTCGCTGGAGCAGCTCAGATCGTTGCTAGAGAAACACTACTCGCACCAGGTGAGAAAGGGGCCTCGGTGGAGGTAAGGGATGATACCAGCCTCATCCGCTCCAGCCCAGGCTGCGGTGCTAAGAGCCCTTTCCACGGATCCCCAGATCCGGAAACGCAAGTTGGAGAAGGCAGACATACTGGAGCTGAGCGTCAAATACATGAAAAGCCTTCAGAACTCGGTGCAAGGTAGCGGGATGGCTTGGGGGGTCGGGCGAAGAGGCGGGGGAACTTGTGGGGTCAGAGCCATGGATTCTACAAGGCCAGATAAAAGAGGGATGGACTGAGAAGAACTGCTCAGGGCAGTGGGCAGCTGAGTGAGGAGGGGGCCCCATATTGCTGTGAGTGGGCAGGCAACAAAAGCCCGGCTGGCTGTGGAGTTGCAATCCGGGTGGGCGAAGGTCTGGACCCGGGAAGGGGGGAGCGGGTTCGGGCTGACTCCCCTCCCTCCGCACTTCTCCCCTCCcttgctctctcctctctccatctttcctttcctcctcctctcccctcctttccgCATTTCTCTCATCCGCTCACCTCCCCCCAGGGCTCTGGCCGGTCCCCAGCGGAGCCGAGTACCCGTCGGGCTTCCGCGGCTGTCTGCCGGGCGTTAGCCAACTTCTGCGGCGCGGAGAGGAGGGCGGCGACGGCCTGCGCTGCCCCCTGGCGCACGAGCGCGCGGGTGGCAGCACCATGGACAGCGCCAGTCCCGGCCCCGAGGCGCCCGAGCGGCGCGGCCCCGGAGCCCCCCCAGTTTGGGCCCCTGCTCCGGCCGCCGGCGGCTCGCGGTCCCCGCCACCCCGGGTCCTCTTCTCTGGAGGTCTCCCCGGTCAGTCTACCAGCATCCCCGCGCCGCACTCGGCGTCTCGCCGCTTCGCCGAGAGCCCGGGGCCGGGGCTGCGCTTGTGGCGGCCCTGGTGAGGATCAGGTGCTTCCTCGGACTCACGGAGGCCCTCGTCTGGCCTGGGGACGCAGAGACTGTTTTGGACGGCCGGGACTCCGGTCATCGCTTCTGGTCCCGGGACGGGGTGGCCGAGAGGGTGCCGCGTCTTTTCGAACTCGGGGAAATACACGAAGCTGCGATTGGACCGGGTTCTGCGCGTCTAGGCAtaacccactccccaccccagccctaccCACTTAGGCCAGACCCgctttctcctcctcccaccttccagtggggctgggagtgggtgTCCCGGGCTGCGCCCCTTTCCCAGGGCCCCTGGCGGGCAGCTCGTCCCCGCCCCGCGGCCGCGCCGCGGTGGGAAGGTCGCCGTCGGCAGCGGCACAGAGCGGACCCCTCGCAGCGAGGAAAATCGCTGTCCCGCCCCTGCCCATTCAGCCGGCCAGGGACGCCCGGTTCCCACCGGCACAAAGCGCGCCAGGCCCCGCCCCACCGGCAAGGGGCCCCCATCCCATCCCCATCCTGGACCCACTCGGCTTCCGGGGATCCCCACCCCCTCCGCACGCGGCGCGGCCCACCCGCTGGCGCGCGCTCCTAAGTCTGCCCTCTCGGAAGCCCCCTCCTTAGCGACCCTGCCCCGCACCCGCTCAGCGCTGTGGCCCCGCCCTGTAAGATGCTCCACCTACCGCCCCGGCCACCCGACGCTTGGCTCCGCGCGGCTTCTGGTAGGGACCCCGCGCACTGTCGCACCAACTTGGGGCCTGCTAGGGCACACCCCGGCTCCTCTCAAGGGAGAGTTCACTTCTCCCCACTTGGAAAAGACCCCGGCCCCGCAGAATCCCCGACTCCGGACCTCTGGGGCCTCCAGGGAGCCCACCACCCTTGACAACCCTGGGAGTGCTGTGCGACGGTTTACTCGTCCGAAAATGAGGTCATTGCTGTGCCCGGACTCGAACCCGGGGCTCCCGGCCCGCGAGGGGAAGCCCGGGGGTGGAGGACAGGGATCCTGCCCTGAGCCCAGGAAGAGATCCTAGCACCTCCTCCCACCAGCTTGAAATTCAAAATAAGGACAGTGCGAACTTCTGAAATGGGTATAAAGAGGCCAcgaaggttctaatttctcccaTGATGCCTACTTACGTGAATCTTTTTGAACTACCAACATCAACTTTGTATAAAACGTTTCTCATTTGGGGCTGTCCCTGCCTTGCCGTGTGCTAAACCCGTCCTGGTCAGACCGCGGGGAGAGGGCGACCCGGCTCCCCTACCGCACCCAGCGGGCTCTCCGGTGCTGGGGCGGGGGTCCTGCAGTGGTGGTCCCGGGGCGGCCTCTCGGGTCTCAACTTCCCAACACTAATCCTTCTGCAGGGCACCAGGCTCCTGCAGGCCACCAGGTGGCGATCTTACATCGCGGACCCAGGGCACGTCCTCCAAATTCCAACCCAGGCTGGTGGGCGGGTCCTCCGCTAGGCACGGCTCCAACTGCTCTGCCTTTCTCGCCCTCCAGAATCAGCCTCACTGGGGTTAGCGGTCCCTGAAGCCAAACCCGGGCAGGGGCTGCCATCTGCACTCAGAGGTCATCTCCGCCCTTTATTAGGGCTTTTGGAGCCCACCAGGCCACTCCATCCTGATGCTGTTCCAGGTCTGACTCACTCGCTGGGTGGGGCCGCTGGATTTGCCTAGAGGAAGGGGCAAGTCCAACCCAAAGGAAGGGTGCACTAGCAGAGGAATTCAGGACCCAGAGGCAGAGACGTTTAGGGGCAGCTGGCCAGCGGCGCTGTTAGGTTCTAAGTGTTTCCATGAAACCGGCCTCGGATTGCCTGGTGCAAATCATAGGAAGTTTTTATTAGATTCTGTACGGAAGATAAATGCTCAGTtgtcaaaaaaactacaaacggATCCCTGGCTCTGGGCTGGGTGGTGGTATGAAGACAGAGCTCCCTCCACAGTGAACCCAGGGTCAAGCTGCTCATCAGAGCAGCACACGGGCCTGCAGGctagacaaagtgagagagggagCCCCACGCTCCGGGGGCCTCTGCTGGGGAtcctccctcctcttttttttttttttttttttttttttttgcagtacgcgggcctctcactgttgtggcctctcccattgcggagcacaggctccagacgtgcaggctcagcagccatggctcacgggcctggccgctccacggcatgtgggatcttcccagaccggggcacgaacccgtgtcccctgcatcggcaggcggactctcaaccactgcgccaccagggaagccccctccctcctctttaataattttgtaaaaaCCAGGACTGGAGGGACCTCAGGGGACCACGCCTCCCTGCAAGTACGGCCGTTGAATATGAAATACACAAATTGGACATAAAAACCCAAGGTGACAAATCGGCCGGCGGCGGGTGGGGAACAGTGGCTAACTGGCTACCTCTGCCCCCATATCACATGTTGGTCCTTGAAGGCACAGCAGCGTCGGCGAGGCAGGCCTCCCACGGCTGAGGCTGGACCGGAGCCCCCTGCCTTCCTCACCTGTGGCCAGCTCCTCCCCACCAAGTTACCCCACAGCCAGAGACTGAAGGGGCCTCTGAAGGTGAGACAGCTGCGAAGTCCCCCCTGTTCTCCCGGCTCCCAGAGGCCTCTCTGGAGCTGGGACTCTGTCTGGAGGGTGAGGAGACAGGCTTGGCCACCTGAGGGGCAGAGGCAGTGCTGCAAGTCCAGGCTGCAGAGCAGGAGGGAAGAGGGGTAGACCAGCTCCTTGCGGGCCCTGGAACCCCCTCCAGATCTTCACATGTAGGGGCCACTGCATGGAGGCAGGGGATGGAATGAGACAGCCTTTACATTCACCCCGGCCCCTCCAGCTCGAAGTCCACAGCTATGCCTGGGCTTCTCCTTAGCCTGAGTCGAGGGTCTTCCTCCATGCAAGACCCAGCAGGccctccccagggcccagggccaAGCCCAGGCCTGCAAGAGGTCTGCCCAGCATGGAGAGCAAAAGAAGACCCCTGCCCCAGGGTGGAGGAAGACTCTTATTACCAGGGACCAGGCCTTGAACCCAGAAGCTGCGAGGCCTCTAAGCCAAGATCCCTTCCTAGCCAGACCTGCACGGGTGGGGGATGGGCACCAGGATAAGGAAGCCCGCTCCCcctttgcttcagttttctccacCACGTACCCACGGCCTTCATGGTGGGAGTCACAGAGGTGGCTGACATGTGCATAGGCAATGGAGGCCCAGTGATGAGGGTGGGATGCTAACAGCGGCCAAGGCGGGTGTGTGCCAACGGTGATGGTGCCAAAGTGGTGTGCTTTAGCTCGGCTGCGGAGAGTTCTCAAGGGGGCCAGGGGCACTGAGTGTGGGAGGCCTCAGGCTTGGGGGCCACGCCAGGCCCCTGAAAACTGAGCCCTACAAGGGCCCATGGAGGGTCCTCCACTACTCTTACTCTCTGTCCCCTCAGTGGCGGCCAGGGGCACACAGACCAGGAGACTTGTCCAGACAGTCCTGAGACCTAACATGGTCACCTGCTCGTCACAGATGCGGAAACCAAGGCAGAACAAGTCAGCAGGGAGCCCTGCTCAGAGAACTTGGCTTGGGCTCTGAAGACCCCTGTGCTTACAGACCCTCTGTACCCCACCTGCTGAGGTGTGACAATTACGGGGCAGAGTGGGAAGCCGGGTGCAGTCTGGTGGCTCCTGCAGGGCTGGGCTTTGTTCCGTCCGGCGGTAGCCAGCTGCCCCGTGCGGAGCCCGCCTTTTCCCAAGACCCAGCCTCACTCTGCCCAGAGATGCCCTGCCCAGAGGCTGGTCCGTGCCCAGTGTGGTCGTCCAGGGTGGGCGTTGCCCCTCCAGGCAATGGCCGCTTCCGGGGCGGCACACAGCCGCCGCCCAGTCAGGGCTAGCGCAAGTCCAGGCGCCGCCGGCGGTCTCAGCGTAGCCTGCCCCGAGCCTGGGCCGGGTTAGGATGGCATCTTTGGTGCTTTGGCCCCGTGGGTGGCCCGGCCCGCCTGGAGACTTGGGGAGGCGCCGGCGGGCCCTAAGACGCCGAACCTATCGAGTCCGAGTGCAGTGTGACGTAGCCCGACGACTCCGAGGGCGAGCTCAAGAAGCTGCTggtgctgccgccgccgcccgccgcgcgCAGGCCCCCGGGTTCGTCCCACGACGCGCTCAGGCCGGTCCGCAGGGTCCTGGGATGCGCGTGTGCGGCCGGGCGCGGCCCGGGGCTCCGTtgcgcgccgccgccgccagggGGCGCCGCGTCCCCGCTGGGCTGGGCGCCGTCGCGGGGAAGGGCGCGGACGGGGAAGGGTCCCGGCGAGGCGGGCTGGCGGCGCAGGGCCTGCGGCTCCCGCTCGAAGGCGGTCAGCGCAAAGGCGTCGGGCAGCAGCGAGGCCGAGGCGCAGCGGGCGCCGGGCCCGGCGCGGCGGCGCGGGCTGCCGGGGGGCGAGCCGGGGGCGAGGCGCGGGCCGTCGTCCAGGGTCGGGGGGCGCAGCGACAGCAGGCTCTCGGCCGAGCGACGGCGCGGGCGGAAGGGGGGCGCGTCCTCGGCCAGCAGGCCGCCGCGGCGCCGGTCGGGCCCGCCGGGCAGCACCAGGGCGGCCAGGTCCTCGCCAGAGCCCCAGCGCGGTAGGAACGTGGGCAGCGGAACGGCGGCCCACAAGTCCGTGTCGTCGTGGGAGAAGCGTCGCGTGGGCGGGACCTGTCAGGACCAAGGGGTTAACCCGGGCTGCCCTCCTGGAAAAGGGGGACCTAGCCTCCCCTCACCGGGCAGGGCCACCTGAGGTCAGGGACCAGGCCTGGTCCAGGGCACCCTGGTTTTGAGCTGTGAGATTTGGGGCAAGTGACAATCTCTCCAAACCTCAGTGTTGTCATCTGTAGCTTGGGTCAGCTGGGGAGAAGTCCCCTTGAGTAGGGTGCTGAGCCCCAAGGAAACAACACAGGCACCGAATGGACCATCCTCCTAGAGCACCAGCGAACTTGGGCACAGGGGCTGGGGTGCCGCCCATGGGTCCACCTGCACAGGCTCTGTGACCTGGGGCCAGCCCGTCTTGGGAGGATGAAAgccagccccaggagctgtggcaGGCGTGAGATGGGCTCAGAGAGGAAAGGCCTTCGAGAGGCATATTTGCATCTCCAGCCCTGGCTGTCCCTACCTGCAGGTACTGCATCTTGTCCTCCTGCAAGGGCCGCAGAGGGTGGAAGTGGGGCAGGTCCCCCTCCAGGGCAGAGAGCTCATACTTGGCCGTCCTGTCCAGGGCCACAAAGTCACCCCCATAGCTGTAGTTCAGGGAGCGGTCCAACACTAGGTCTGGGGGGGTGCCACCTTCCAGGCTGGTTTCTGCAGGGCGGGGCAGAAGCTTAGGGCCGTGGAAACTTGGGGGCATCCAGGAATGGGTCCCAGGGACCCCCAGAGACACACGCAGGGCTGGTGGGCTGGTTAACAGAAAAGGAGAAGGGCGGGGTCCTCTATGcagatcctgactctgccaccttTTAGTTGAGGGACGGGGGAAGGCACAGACCCTGAGCCAGCTTCCTCCTCTACGGGGGTGAGAACTAAATAGACACAAGGAGCTGACACTGCCTGGCAGGTGGCAAGGGCTCAGCCCAGGGTCACATTATTACTGCTGGCAGGGAGACAGGACTGGTCTACAGGAGCCCCGGGGGCAGTTCACCAGGACCCCTAAGGTTGGAAGCTCCACGAAACACATTCAGGCTGGAGCCCACAGCCACTCTGTTAACCAGAATGTCTGATTAACTGGAACCCTGGGGGCGGCCAAGCCATACAGGGGAATGCCCCGTGGGACACCAGGCTTGGGTCCTTCCTTTAGGGGTTTAAGAACCTTTGGGGTAGAACATGGGGGCGCTGACAGCTGTTATCCCGGGGACCCCCAGCGACCTTACCCAGGCGCCACTCTCCCTGGGGGGCATTCTCAGACCATCCTCACCGTCATCCGAGTCCTCATCGTCGGCCATGAGGGCCACGCACTTCTCCCAGACAGCCTTGAGGTCAGCGCGGTAGCGGTCGCAGGCCCAGAGGAATACGGGCAGCAGCAGGGCCTGGGTCACTGAGCACCACAGCACACACAGTGCCATCCAGGGCGCCGAGGCGTCAGCCCACAGGCTGCTGAAGCTCACCACCTGTGGGCACAGGGCTGGGCCTGGCACCCGGCAGGAcccccatcacccagcttccctTCCCGGCCTCAGTTCTCCCACCTGTGGGGCAGGTCTGATGGCCCACCTGCCGGAGGAGGGGGAGGCGGAGatagagggggaggaggagacggACAAAGCTCTGGGGTTTGGGGCAGGAAAGAGACAGAGTGTGAGGGGAGAAGGCCCTGCCCACCGACAGCCGCTGGTGCAAGATGCACAGTCACAGCCCCGTGTGTGCAGAGCCCTTCACAGTGCACCGGGTAGCACTGGGCATGGCCTCCCTCATTTCACCCGTGACTGCCCAAGGAGGAGGAGGCGTGGATTACCATCCCCTTTTTCAGAGCCAGGTCTCAAGTCTCCCAGTTCAGGGACCTTTCTACCATCCCCGCTGCTCCATGGCTAGTGGCTTCCTTGGCCCTGCCCCTACTCTGAGGGTCTAGACCTCAGACCCCAGAGGTCTAGAATCAAAGTAGTTTCTGGGGGTCAGAGGATCCAACCAGGTGGCCTTTGGGTCACTGCCTAGGGACGCCTTATTCTTCTGCTCCCAGGAGAGTTCATTCCCCACTGAGTGACATAATTATTCCTCTTTCAGAGCAGAAGTGGGCATGATGCAGACATCATGTTGGTTCTTCCATGCGAGCTGTGTGACCCTCAGAAAGATGCTAAACCTCTCTGgggcttagtttcctcatctgtgaaatgggccaaGAACACCCCACAGGGTGAGGTAAAGATTCCAGACACCGTACCAGGCCCGCAGCATGGAGTGGGTTCCACAAACAGCCCTGAAGAGAAGCTGGGGGGCCCTTCCTCCACTGCCGTTCCCGTCTGGCTCTGCAGTTTCACACAC includes these proteins:
- the HES3 gene encoding transcription factor HES-3, whose product is MEKKRRARINVSLEQLRSLLEKHYSHQIRKRKLEKADILELSVKYMKSLQNSVQGLWPVPSGAEYPSGFRGCLPGVSQLLRRGEEGGDGLRCPLAHERAGGSTMDSASPGPEAPERRGPGAPPVWAPAPAAGGSRSPPPRVLFSGGLPGQSTSIPAPHSASRRFAESPGPGLRLWRPW
- the GPR153 gene encoding probable G-protein coupled receptor 153, whose translation is MSDEWRLPGSAVGWLACGGLSLLANTWGILSVGAKQKKWKPLEFLLCTLAATHMLNVAVPIATYAVVQLRRQRPDYDWNEGLCKVFVSTFYTLTLATCFSVTSLSYHRMWMVRWPVNYRLSNAKKQAVHTVMGIWMVSFILSALPAVGWHDTSERFYTHGCHFIVAEIGLGFGVCFLLLVGGSMAMGMVCTAIALFQTLAVRVGRRADRHAFTVPTIVVEDAQGKRRSSIDGSEPARTSLQITGLVATIVVIYDCLMGFPVLVVSFSSLWADASAPWMALCVLWCSVTQALLLPVFLWACDRYRADLKAVWEKCVALMADDEDSDDETSLEGGTPPDLVLDRSLNYSYGGDFVALDRTAKYELSALEGDLPHFHPLRPLQEDKMQYLQVPPTRRFSHDDTDLWAAVPLPTFLPRWGSGEDLAALVLPGGPDRRRGGLLAEDAPPFRPRRRSAESLLSLRPPTLDDGPRLAPGSPPGSPRRRAGPGARCASASLLPDAFALTAFEREPQALRRQPASPGPFPVRALPRDGAQPSGDAAPPGGGGAQRSPGPRPAAHAHPRTLRTGLSASWDEPGGLRAAGGGGSTSSFLSSPSESSGYVTLHSDSIGSAS